Proteins encoded together in one Salarias fasciatus chromosome 17, fSalaFa1.1, whole genome shotgun sequence window:
- the tmbim4 gene encoding protein lifeguard 4: MSSEKYPRSSIEDDFNYGTNVATASVQIRMDFLRKVYSLLSLQLVLTTAVSALFMFSQTIREFVHSSPALVLVLALCSLAVLLALAVYRHQHPVNLYLLLVFTLLESVSVATTVTFYEYTTVLQALFLTFTVFAGLTAYTFQSKRDFSKMGAGLFSLLWILIVCSFMGLFFHSDTADLLVSGAGAVVFCGFIIYDTHLLMKQLSPEEHILASINLYLDIVNLFLYVLRILNSMKKH; encoded by the exons ATGAGCAGTGAGAAGTACCCCCGGTCCTCCATCGAGGACGACTTCAACTATGGAACCAACGTGGCGACAGCCAGCGTCCAGATCCGGATGG ACTTCCTGAGGAAGGTGTACTCCCTgctcagcctgcagctggtCCTCACCACGGCCGTCTCCGCCCTCTTCATGTTCTCTCAGACCATCAGGGAGTTCGTCCACAgcag TCCCgcgctggtcctggtcctggccctgtgCTCCCTGGCGGTTCTGCTGGCCCTGGCCGTGTACAGACACCAGCATCCCGTCAACCTGTACCTGCTGCTGGTCTTT ACTCTGCTGGAGTCCGTCTCCGTGGCTACGACCG TGACCTTCTACGAGTACACCACGGTCCTGCAGGCCTTGTTCCTCACCTTCACCGTGTTCGCCGGACTGACGGCCTACACCTTCCAGTCCAAGAGGGACTTCAGCAAGATGGGAGCAGG GTTGTTCTCCCTGCTCTGGATCCTCATCGTCTGCAGCTTCATGGGG ttGTTCTTCCACTCGGACACTGCGGACCTGCTGGTCTCCGGAGCCGGAGCCGTGGTCTTCTGCGGATTCATCATCTACGACACCCacctgctgatgaagcagcTGTCTCCTGAAGAGCACATCCTGGCCTCCATCAACCTCTACCTGGACATCGTCAACCTCTTCCTGTACGTGCTGCGGATCCTCAACTCCATGAAGAAGCACTGA